From the bacterium genome, the window AGAAAGGCACTTATGACTTCATCAAATCCATATCCTTTTGTTTCATTCGGGATGCTCCTAGCACGCGCCCGGAAAAGTGCCGGTAAAACAAGCCTCCAAATGGCTGAAGCTTTAGCTTTGCCTGTTACACAATATGAATCGATTGAAAACGGAAGTAACCTGCCTGATAGAAAACAGTTTACGGCTATTGCCGCTCTCTTAAAAAAGGATGTCTCCGAAATACGTTCTTGGGTTAGCGTTCCTGCTCAAGAAAAGGTTGAAGATAAAAAAGAAGATTTTTTCTACAAGAATGAATTTTTGGAAGGCTGCCAAACCATCCGTCAAACTCAGGGCTTGTGGAAATATAAACCTTTAAAAGATGATGAATACGAGAGCTTCTTTTCCCGCTTACAAAAAGATGTAAACAGCTTGTCCGCTATTCCACACTTGCCCGAAAACATTGTTTTTCTTTTTGAGGTTCTTTCCCTCTATAAGGGAGAAACACTTTTAAAAGACTGCGAAGGATTTTTTCCAAAAGGCGAAAGTCTGGCTGGCTATTTGGCCCGTTCTCCTCATATCGGTTTTTTCCTTTTTCATACGGCCAACCGTATCTTTTTTGCCGATCAACCCGAGACGAATCTTTTATCTTGTTTTAACAGGCTTTCCATAAACCAGCTTAAAGAATTGCTTACGGCAGTTTTGAGCATGAACGGGGTTTATTCTTATTCAAAAGAACTGCCTTACCTGCAACAACAGGATGAATTTGTAAGTCTTGCCGTATTGATGACCCGTGAGTTGTCCCCTTATTTAAAAGGCCTTAATGTTGATCATTTAATCCTTGCTGTTATGGCCCAAAATAT encodes:
- a CDS encoding helix-turn-helix domain-containing protein; this translates as MTSSNPYPFVSFGMLLARARKSAGKTSLQMAEALALPVTQYESIENGSNLPDRKQFTAIAALLKKDVSEIRSWVSVPAQEKVEDKKEDFFYKNEFLEGCQTIRQTQGLWKYKPLKDDEYESFFSRLQKDVNSLSAIPHLPENIVFLFEVLSLYKGETLLKDCEGFFPKGESLAGYLARSPHIGFFLFHTANRIFFADQPETNLLSCFNRLSINQLKELLTAVLSMNGVYSYSKELPYLQQQDEFVSLAVLMTRELSPYLKGLNVDHLILAVMAQNIGEHALFKIFNSWNNLESIDRNFLYHVVYELHPVVSAIMAKKWGLPQEACNGILNHHSRSFHEDEDPFVDTTPFEAAMKIIAHLTDWGFSPLTEDKTQKISTLISKANVPASIVNDANNNMFMLRQNLVEVSSTILDKVDKRPNKSETIVEKRDDDGNVYCAHYLSRNDFRFTPSYQKTLILTAKEQIFSLLRSMFLENPEPMESYSKKTDRIRRSYACLSPTNNIRV